TCGCCAATATCCGCTTCGGCCCGGGCGAACGGCTGCTGCAATCCACCACCGCCGGTCTCGACTGGCGGCAGGATTATTCGATCGGCCGCAATTTCTATGCCGCCCGCGCGCAACTGCCGATGTCGGTGCGACAAAAGGCACTCGACAATTATCTCGCCAGCCCGCCGGATGGCGCAGCCCCTGCGTCAATCGTCGAAGCGCTCGCCAAGCTGAAGGAAGGCGACATGCTGTCCTCGGCTTCGGCACGCCTGCTGATGGGAATCATGGAGGAAGCCAAGACCGGGCCGCAGCGGATCAAGGGCGGCGTGCCGCATAGCTGGTCCTATCTGCACAAGACCGGTACGGGCCAGGATCTGCCGCCACGTTCGACCGGCTTCAACGATGTCGGCATCATGACTGCACCGGACGGCACCAGCTACGCCGTGGCCGTGATGATCGGCAGCACGACGGTGTCGATCCCGGAACGCTGGCAGTTGATGCAGGCGGTCGCCAAGGCCGTCGTCGCCAATCACGAGAAGCGCTGACGATCAGAAGCGCCTGACCACACCGACATAGAGTTCGGCGTCCGGGCTGTCATGATTGAGGCCCAGATTGGCGCCGAGGTCGAACTGCATGTCGTCGCCGCTTTGCCAGCCCAGCGACAGGCCGGCCAGCGCCTGCATCGCATGGCCGTCCGGATCCTCGTCGCGCATCAACGACGCTTCGATCGATCCGGACAGCTCGTCGCTGATCTCGAAGCCAAGCCCGGCGACGCTGCCATAGGCCAGATGCCGGCCATCGCCATCCTCATCGACCGCCGCATCAACCTCCGGCGTGGCCTGGAGCGTCAGGCCATGGCCCAGGTCATAGCTGATCGGCACCAGCAGCCCGGCGCCCCAATCGCCGTCACCGATCGCATCGCCGCCAGTCGGAAGGCTGGCATAGGGCATGACCGCGATCGAGAAGCCCGAACCATCGGGATTGCGCAGATTCTGCCGCAGCGCGACACGCATGTCGCCGATGCCACTGTCCGTCTCCACCGCGCCGGTTACCCGATCGCGCGTGCGCACATGGCCAAAGGCGGTCCAGCCCAGTTGCGCTTCCATGCTGTCGGTCAGGCCGATGCGCAGCAGTGCGTCGCCGAAGTTCACGGTGTCGGTGCGACTTTCCGCATCCTGTTCGCGGGTCCAGTCGCCCAGCCCCAGCTCGACCTGCACCTTGCCCGGCGCCATGGTGCAGGGTGGTGTATCGAGACCGGGACGGTCAGCGCAAAATTCTCGCGTTTCCTGCGCGAAGGCCGCGCCGCCATGCGCCGCTATCCCCACCAATATCGCCACGCCCCATGTCCGCATGTCCAGCCCTCCCTCTCCCAACCCGTTTCCAGCGCAACGAAACGGACAGGAAGCAGCAAATATCCCGCGCTGGCCTTTACTGTCCCGCTGCGGCACTAAGTCCCTATGCCGCGCTCCTTTTCCTCGCTGCTCGACCGCGTGACGCCGCGCACCATCGATGAGCTGGAATGCGCGTTGTCGGTACTGGGCGCGATCCTGCTCGCCCATCTGCTTGGCGCCACCCATGTCTCCTGGGCCGCCTTTGCCGGCTATATGGTGATGCGCGGCCATGCCGCCGAGACATTGGCACGCGGGGTGCTGCGGATCGTCGGCACGGTCGCGGGCGGCCTGATCGCGCTGGGCAGCGCGCCCTTCATTGTCGGTTACTGGCCGGCCGCTGCAGCAGCGCTAGCGCTGATGGGGACGATCAGCCTCTATGCCGCGATCACCTCCCGCCGCTCCTATGCCTGGCTGTTCTTCGGCCTGACCTATGCCATGGTCGTGCTCGACAAGATCGAGCATCCCGCGATCGCCCTGCCCGAATTCGTCCAGACCCGCGTGCTCGAAACGCTGGCCGGCATCGCCGCCAGCCTGATCGTCAGCCTTGCCTCCACCCTGACCCTGCGCCGCCGCTGGCCGGCCAAGCGCACCCCGGCCGCGACCGGCGCGGGCTGGCACGGGGATTCGTTGCGCCATGCGCTGCAGGCCGGCGTGGCACTGGCCCTGCTGGTGGCGCTCAATGCCTGGATCCCGGTGCCCGCGCTGGCGCAGGGGGCGATCATGATCATGGCGGTGATGCTGCTGCCGGTCACCGGCATCGGGTCGAGCGGCCTGGCCCCGGTCAGCCAGCGCATCCTGCAACGCATGATCGGCTGCATCGGCGGCGCCTTGTTCGCCGCCTTCTTCCTGGTCGCCGGCGCCGACAATATGCCGCTGCTGCTCGGCGCCACCGCGATCGGCGTGATGCTGGGCCGGCATCTGGAAAATGGCGATCCGACCCATCGCTATGTCGGCACCCAGTTCACCCTGGCGGTGCTGGTGATGCTGGTGCCCGACCGTTATGACCGGCTGGTGCTGGAGCCGGGCGTCGAGCGGCTGATGGCGATCTTCATCGGCATGGCCGTGCTGATGCCGGTGCTGCTGGTCGGCCATATGCTGCGCGGCCAGCGCGCCGACGAAGCGACGGCCCAGACCAGCGGCGAGAGCGGCGACGTATAAGCGTCGGGCACTGGAGCGGCGGGCCAATCCCCGCTATCCCCTGCCCCATGTCTCAGCAGAATCATCTCTATCTGGTCGACGGCAGCGGTTATATCTTCCGCGCCTATCACCAGCTTCCGCCGCTCACCAACCAGCATGGCCAGCCGGTCGGTGCGGTCTATGGCTATACCACGATGCTGTGGAAGCTGGCCGAGGAACTGGGCAAGGCGGAGGGGCCGACCCATCTGGCGGTCGTGCTGGACAAGGGCAGCCACACCTTCCGCAACGACATGTACGACCAGTATAAGGCGAACCGACCGCCCGCGCCCGAGGATCTGGTGCCCCAGTTCCCGATGATCCGCGACGCCACCCGCGCTTTCTCGCTCCCCTGCATCGAGGAAGCCGGGTATGAGGCGGACGACATCATCGCCAGCTATACCCAAGCCGCCGTGCGCGCCGGCTGGCATGTCACCATCGTCAGTTCCGACAAGGATCTGATGCAGCTGATCCAGCCCGGCGTCGACATGTACGACACGATGAAGAATGAGCGACGCGGTGCCGACTATGTGATGGGCAAGTTCGGCGTGCTGCCCGAGCAGTTGGGCGACGTGCTGGCGCTGATGGGCGACAGCGTCGACAATGTGCCGGGCGTGCCGGGCATCGGACCGAAAACCGCGGCCAAGCTGATCGGCGAATATCACGACCTGGAGCATGTGTTGGAGGCTGCTCCAGCAATGAAGAAGTCGAAGATGCAGGAAAACCTCATCGCCCATGCCGACATGGCCCGGCTGTCGCGCAAGCTGGTGGCGCTGCATGACAGCATGGATCTGCCCGAGCCGCTGGACGATCTGGCGCTCAAGGGTATTCCCAAGGAACCGCTGCAGGCCTTCCTGTCGCATCATGGCTTCAAGACCCTGCTCAACCGCCTGGGCACGCCGGCCGCTGCGGTCGCCGTCGCCAGTGCCGCCGCGGCAACCAGCGCCGACGCTCCGCCCCCGCCGCCGGTCGAGGTGGAGCATCCGCCGATCGACTGCGCCCTGTATGAAACCGTCACCACGGTCGAGGCGCTGCAGGTGTGGATCGCCGAAGCGCAGGCTCTAGGCGTGGTCGCGGTCGATACCGAGACCGATGCGCTCGATAGCATGGAATCGGGCCTGGTCGGCATCAGCCTGTCCACTGGACCCGGCCGCGCCTGCTACATCCCGCTCGCCCATCGCTCCGCCGACGACATGTTCGGCGAGGTGCCGCAGCAGATCCCGCTCGACGACGCGATCCGGTTGCTCAAGCCGCTGCTCGCCGACGATGCGGTTCTCAAGGTCGGCCATAATATCAAATATGACCTCAACGTCCTCGCCCGGGTCGGGCTGGAGGTGACGCCGATCGACGATTCGATGGTGATGAGCTTCGACCTGGATGCCGGCAAGTCGCTGGGCGGCCATGGCATGGACGAGGCCGCGAGCGTTCACCTCAATCACACATGCATCAGCTTCAAGGAAGTGACCGGCACCGGCAAGAAGGCGATCAGCTTCGCCCATGTGCCGCTCGACAAGGCGACCGCCTATGCCGCCGAGGATGCCGAGGTCACCTGGCGGCTGTGGCACAAGCTGTCGGGGCGGCTGGCCGCCGAGCAGGTCACGCGGGTCTACCAGCTGGTCGACCGGCCGCTGATCCCGGTGGTCGCAGGCATGGAGCGGCAGGGCATCAAGGTCGACCGCGAAGCCCTGTCACGCCTCTCGGGCAGCTTCTCCCAGTCGATCGCCGGTCTGGAAGCCGAAATCCACGAACTGGCCGGCCACGCCTTCACCATCGGATCGCCGCAGCAGCTCGGCGTCGTCCTGTTCGATGAAATGGGCCTCAAAGGCGGCAAGAAGGGCAAGAGCGGCACCTACTCCACCGACGTCACCGTGCTGGAGAAGCTCAAGGCCGAAGGCTCGGCCATTTGCGGGCTGGTGCTGGAATGGCGCCAGCTTTCCAAGCTCAAGTCGACCTATACCGACGCGCTGCAGCAGCAGATCAACCGCGATACCGGCCGGGTCCATACCAGTTACTCGCTGACCGGCGCCCAGACCGGCCGCCTGTCCTCGACCGATCCCAACCTGCAGAATATCCCGATCCGCACCGAAATCGGCCGACAGATCCGCCATGCCTTCGTCGCCGAACCCGGCAATGTCATCCTGGCGGCGGACTATAGCCAGATCGAGCTGCGGCTGGCCGCGCACATGGCCGACGTCCCCGCGCTCAAGGATGCGTTCGAGCAGGGCGAGGATATTCATAACCGCACGGCCATGGAATTGTTCGGCGAGGTCAATCGCGACACGCGCGGCCGCGCCAAGACGATCAACTTCGCGATCCTCTACGGCATTTCGCGCTGGGGCCTGGCCGGTCGGCTGGAAATCAGCGCCGACGAGGCGCAGGACATGATCAGCCGCTATTATGAGCGCTTCCCCGGCATCAGCGTCTATATCAACGAGACGCTGGAAAAGGCACGCGCCAACGGCTTCACCGAAACCCTGTTCGGTCGCAAGACCTGGTTCCCGCGGATCAAGGCGGCGGTCCAGCACGAACGGCAGGGCGCCGAACGCGCGGCGATCAACGCGCCGATCCAGGGCACCAGCGCCGACATCATCAAGCGGGCGATGGCCCGCATGGGCCCGGCGCTCGAAGCCTCGGGCCTGCCGCGCGTGCGCATGCTGCTGCAGGTGCATGACGAACTGGTGTTCGAACTGCCCGAAGCCGATGTCGAGGCAGCCAGCAAGGTGATCCGCCAGGTTATGGAAAGCGCCGCCGAACCGATGGTCAGCCTGTCCGTGCCGCTGGGCGTGGAAATCGGCACCGGTCCGAGTTGGGGCGCGGCGCATTGATGCTCGGGCGGAGAATCTAAGATCCCAACATCTGCTGGCGTGACCGGGCTGTGCCCCTCCACTCCCCGTCATGCCAGCGAAGGCTGGCATCTCACTTTTCTTTCTGCTCGCTGGCTCAATCCATGTGCAGCGTGTAGAACAGGTCTGCCCATTTCGGGTTGATGCTCTCGACCAGCCGAACTTTCCATTCGCGCTTCCACGCCTTCATCGCCTTTTCTCGTGCGATGGCATCGATGATCGTTGCATGCCGCTCGGCATAGACCAGTCGATCCAGACCATAGCGGCGACAGAAATCCGAGCCGGTGCCATCGCGGTGCTGCATGGTGCGATGCGGCAGGCTGGATGTCACGCCAATATACAGCACGCCATAAGCACGGTTCGTCATGATATAGATCCAGCCGCCCGTCATAACGGTAATGCTGCGCCGAAAGGCAGTGGGATGCCAGCCTTCGCTGGCATGACGAAGGTAGAAAACGGCGCCTAATTTCCGTCATCCCAGCGAAGGCTGGGATCTCTCTTTTTAAGCTCTCAACGAAAAAGGCCGGCCCCATCGGGACCGGCCTTTTCTCAATCGAACAGCTCTTCCAGAAAGCTCTTCCTGCGTTTCTTCGGATAGCCGCGTCCGTCGTCGCGCCCATCCTGACGATGGTCGCGGTCGGGGCGGTAGCTCATCTGCGGCGCGGCGGGAGCCGGGGCCGGCTGAGCGGAGCGCTCGATGATCTTGTCGAGTTCGCCCCGGTCCAGCCAGACTCCGCGACATTGCGGGCAATAGTCGATCTCCACCCCCTGCCGGTCGCTCATGTGGAGCCCCACATGGCAGACCGGGCAGAGCATGGCCGACACGGTGGCCTGATCCCGCATGCTTATTCGCGCTCGCCGGTCAGGCTGAGCAGCATCTGGAACAGGTTGACGAAGTTGAGGTACAGCGACAGCGCGCCCATCACCTGCATCTTCTGCGCCACCTCATGGCCGGCATAGTAGAAATATTCCGACTTGATGCGCTGCACGTCCCAGGCGGTGAGGCCAGTGAAGACCACCACGCCGATGATCGAGATGACCATCGCCATGGCCGACGAGCCGATGAAGATGTTGATCAGGCTGGCGACGACGATGCCGATCAGGCCCATCAGCAGGAAGCTGCCCATCTTGGTCAGGTCACGCTGGGTGGTATAGCCCCAGAGCGCCATGGCGAGGAACATCACCGCCGCCGAGAAGAAGGCCTGGGCGATGCTGCCGCCGGTGAAGACCAGGAAGACGCTGCCCAGCGACACGCCCATCACCGCCGCAAAGGCGTAGAAGGCGGTACGTGCGCCAGCCGTCGTCATCTTGTCGATGCGGAAGCTGAAGAAGAAGACAAAGGCCAGCGGCGCGAAGATCGCGACCCACTTCAGCGGCGTGCCATAGATGGCGGCGGCCAGCGCGGGGGTATTGCCGACCAGGGCGGCGACCAGGCCGGTGATGACCAGGCCGATGCCCATGTTGCGGAAGACGCCGAGCATGTGCGCGCGCAGGCCAGCATCGGTCTGCGCCGTCTGGCTGGCACCATAGCCCGGCATGCGTACGGGATTGTTCACGGCTTCACTCACTCCATCATAAAAGACATGGTTCGAGTGAGCCCGGTGCGGTCTCCTGCGGCAAAAAGAGGGGGGAATTGCCACAAAACCTGCACCGGGCGCACCCGATGCGGTCCGACATCGCGACCTGGATCAAGGGGGAAGAGATCCATGTCGCCAGAGGGGCCCGGTCCGCACAGCCAATATCGGATGCGCCGAACGATCGTGCAAGACGCCGCCCCTCCAGCAACAATTTATTACATTTGCCGCGCCGCGCCGACGCTGCGGATGAAGGTCCAGACCGCCGATGCGAAGGGCGGCTGCCGCTCGTCCTTCCACTCGTCGACATGGTCGTACATCCGCGTCACCCCCTCCATCATCGCCGGCGTGGCGATGGCGGTGAAGGGGGCGAGCAGCGCCTGCCATTCGTCGTAAAAGGCCCCTGCCGCCGCGCTCGCCGGATCGAGCGGCAGCGCCGCCTCGATCCGGGCGGTCAGGTCCGCCCATTGCGCGCTATAGGCCGCCTGATCGAAATCGGCCGGCATCCTGGGCATCGTCTCGGCAAAATCGGCCTCGGCCTGGGCGCTGATATAGCGGCCACTGACCGCCTTCCATTCTTCTTGCATGGTCATGCTTTCTCCACTGCGGATCAGCGAGCAAAGGGTCGCGGCATCGAGCGGCTCGCCACAGTCGATGCGGGACAAGGCGGTTTCCAGATGGCTGCGCGCCTGCGCCAGTTCCTGCGCCTGCGCGTCGATCGCCGCGATCTGCGCGCGCAGCAGCGCGCCAAGGTCGATCGGCCGGCCGTCGAACAATGTCTTGATCTGGGCAAGGCTCAGCCCCGCACGCTTGAGCGCCAGCAATTCGTGCAGCCGCGCCAGTTCAGCCGGGCCGAACAGACGCCGCCCCGACGCGGTCCGCAGCGGCGCGACCAGCCCGCGCGCCTCATAGAAACGCAGCGCCCGGCTGGTGAGGCCGGTGGCGCGGGCGACGGCGGCAATATCCAATATATCGGTCATGCCCCT
The sequence above is drawn from the Sphingobium sp. AP49 genome and encodes:
- a CDS encoding transporter: MRTWGVAILVGIAAHGGAAFAQETREFCADRPGLDTPPCTMAPGKVQVELGLGDWTREQDAESRTDTVNFGDALLRIGLTDSMEAQLGWTAFGHVRTRDRVTGAVETDSGIGDMRVALRQNLRNPDGSGFSIAVMPYASLPTGGDAIGDGDWGAGLLVPISYDLGHGLTLQATPEVDAAVDEDGDGRHLAYGSVAGLGFEISDELSGSIEASLMRDEDPDGHAMQALAGLSLGWQSGDDMQFDLGANLGLNHDSPDAELYVGVVRRF
- a CDS encoding FUSC family protein codes for the protein MPRSFSSLLDRVTPRTIDELECALSVLGAILLAHLLGATHVSWAAFAGYMVMRGHAAETLARGVLRIVGTVAGGLIALGSAPFIVGYWPAAAAALALMGTISLYAAITSRRSYAWLFFGLTYAMVVLDKIEHPAIALPEFVQTRVLETLAGIAASLIVSLASTLTLRRRWPAKRTPAATGAGWHGDSLRHALQAGVALALLVALNAWIPVPALAQGAIMIMAVMLLPVTGIGSSGLAPVSQRILQRMIGCIGGALFAAFFLVAGADNMPLLLGATAIGVMLGRHLENGDPTHRYVGTQFTLAVLVMLVPDRYDRLVLEPGVERLMAIFIGMAVLMPVLLVGHMLRGQRADEATAQTSGESGDV
- the polA gene encoding DNA polymerase I: MSQQNHLYLVDGSGYIFRAYHQLPPLTNQHGQPVGAVYGYTTMLWKLAEELGKAEGPTHLAVVLDKGSHTFRNDMYDQYKANRPPAPEDLVPQFPMIRDATRAFSLPCIEEAGYEADDIIASYTQAAVRAGWHVTIVSSDKDLMQLIQPGVDMYDTMKNERRGADYVMGKFGVLPEQLGDVLALMGDSVDNVPGVPGIGPKTAAKLIGEYHDLEHVLEAAPAMKKSKMQENLIAHADMARLSRKLVALHDSMDLPEPLDDLALKGIPKEPLQAFLSHHGFKTLLNRLGTPAAAVAVASAAAATSADAPPPPPVEVEHPPIDCALYETVTTVEALQVWIAEAQALGVVAVDTETDALDSMESGLVGISLSTGPGRACYIPLAHRSADDMFGEVPQQIPLDDAIRLLKPLLADDAVLKVGHNIKYDLNVLARVGLEVTPIDDSMVMSFDLDAGKSLGGHGMDEAASVHLNHTCISFKEVTGTGKKAISFAHVPLDKATAYAAEDAEVTWRLWHKLSGRLAAEQVTRVYQLVDRPLIPVVAGMERQGIKVDREALSRLSGSFSQSIAGLEAEIHELAGHAFTIGSPQQLGVVLFDEMGLKGGKKGKSGTYSTDVTVLEKLKAEGSAICGLVLEWRQLSKLKSTYTDALQQQINRDTGRVHTSYSLTGAQTGRLSSTDPNLQNIPIRTEIGRQIRHAFVAEPGNVILAADYSQIELRLAAHMADVPALKDAFEQGEDIHNRTAMELFGEVNRDTRGRAKTINFAILYGISRWGLAGRLEISADEAQDMISRYYERFPGISVYINETLEKARANGFTETLFGRKTWFPRIKAAVQHERQGAERAAINAPIQGTSADIIKRAMARMGPALEASGLPRVRMLLQVHDELVFELPEADVEAASKVIRQVMESAAEPMVSLSVPLGVEIGTGPSWGAAH
- a CDS encoding GIY-YIG nuclease family protein; amino-acid sequence: MTGGWIYIMTNRAYGVLYIGVTSSLPHRTMQHRDGTGSDFCRRYGLDRLVYAERHATIIDAIAREKAMKAWKREWKVRLVESINPKWADLFYTLHMD
- a CDS encoding zf-TFIIB domain-containing protein, which translates into the protein MRDQATVSAMLCPVCHVGLHMSDRQGVEIDYCPQCRGVWLDRGELDKIIERSAQPAPAPAAPQMSYRPDRDHRQDGRDDGRGYPKKRRKSFLEELFD
- a CDS encoding Bax inhibitor-1/YccA family protein, with the translated sequence MPGYGASQTAQTDAGLRAHMLGVFRNMGIGLVITGLVAALVGNTPALAAAIYGTPLKWVAIFAPLAFVFFFSFRIDKMTTAGARTAFYAFAAVMGVSLGSVFLVFTGGSIAQAFFSAAVMFLAMALWGYTTQRDLTKMGSFLLMGLIGIVVASLINIFIGSSAMAMVISIIGVVVFTGLTAWDVQRIKSEYFYYAGHEVAQKMQVMGALSLYLNFVNLFQMLLSLTGERE
- a CDS encoding MerR family transcriptional regulator — translated: MTDILDIAAVARATGLTSRALRFYEARGLVAPLRTASGRRLFGPAELARLHELLALKRAGLSLAQIKTLFDGRPIDLGALLRAQIAAIDAQAQELAQARSHLETALSRIDCGEPLDAATLCSLIRSGESMTMQEEWKAVSGRYISAQAEADFAETMPRMPADFDQAAYSAQWADLTARIEAALPLDPASAAAGAFYDEWQALLAPFTAIATPAMMEGVTRMYDHVDEWKDERQPPFASAVWTFIRSVGAARQM